The following coding sequences are from one Virgibacillus necropolis window:
- a CDS encoding GntR family transcriptional regulator — protein sequence MKKKNIITDEEKQNSFKLNNMENEFQLFIDSLEGIDEYRLPQRAYHIIRLAIRDLILPPGKAILEREMSDILQMSRTPVREALVRLEIEGVVRLIPRRGFIVDPIEKEDLKNIYEIIETLDGLAIENATMKVDDTEIDYLESIIKKQEEELEKRNLKGWSILDDLFHSSIIGYAKNKRLSAVIDSYSDQSYRARLFTINQRPIPLRSIVEHKAIVSCMRTKDGTASRMVMQSHRRRAQREILTAMDRIDKNENID from the coding sequence ATGAAAAAGAAAAATATAATTACTGATGAAGAAAAACAAAATTCATTTAAACTAAATAATATGGAAAATGAATTTCAACTATTTATTGATAGTTTAGAGGGAATAGATGAGTATCGTTTACCACAACGCGCTTACCATATTATTAGACTTGCTATTCGGGATTTAATCCTTCCCCCTGGAAAGGCAATACTGGAGCGGGAGATGAGTGATATACTTCAGATGAGCCGAACTCCTGTTAGAGAAGCCTTAGTACGTTTAGAAATAGAAGGGGTTGTTCGACTGATTCCAAGACGAGGTTTCATTGTCGATCCAATTGAAAAGGAAGATCTTAAGAATATCTATGAAATTATCGAAACGTTGGATGGACTTGCTATTGAGAACGCTACTATGAAAGTTGACGATACAGAAATTGATTACCTTGAATCAATAATTAAGAAACAAGAGGAAGAGCTTGAAAAAAGGAATCTAAAAGGATGGTCAATTCTAGACGATTTATTTCATTCCTCAATTATTGGGTACGCAAAAAATAAACGTCTTAGTGCAGTTATTGATAGTTATTCGGATCAGTCTTATAGGGCTAGATTATTTACTATCAATCAACGTCCAATTCCTCTTCGTTCAATTGTGGAGCATAAAGCAATCGTTTCATGTATGAGAACAAAGGACGGTACCGCTTCTCGTATGGTTATGCAGTCCCATCGAAGACGTGCCCAAAGGGAAATTCTGACAGCTATGGATAGAATAGATAAAAATGAAAACATAGATTAA
- a CDS encoding DUF3951 domain-containing protein, which produces MELLPYSSAIFVFVMVTLICIVAYKIVIKKERPDNSYTPFDYIAGQTEDEFYEEQEEKEADDKEK; this is translated from the coding sequence ATGGAACTTTTACCGTATTCGTCCGCAATCTTTGTTTTTGTAATGGTGACTTTAATTTGCATTGTTGCCTATAAGATAGTTATAAAGAAAGAACGCCCTGATAATTCTTATACGCCGTTTGATTATATAGCTGGGCAAACGGAAGATGAATTTTATGAGGAACAAGAAGAAAAAGAAGCGGATGATAAAGAAAAGTGA
- a CDS encoding Bax inhibitor-1/YccA family protein, with protein sequence MARSNSYTRTSNPTLNDKSFRVRNDGASSMTFQGTVNRTMIMFLVLFISASYVWNLYFNGNGSAVSGLLILGLIVGFILALITIFVPKVAPFTSIPYALAEGLVIGGISAVYESQFSGITVQAAMLTFGVLLVMLLAFKTRLIKVTKKFRLGVICATGAIFLAYLATFIMRLFGIGDVLYLHNSGPIGILISVGIVIVAALNLVLDFDFIEKGTKRNAPKYMEWYGAFGLMVTLVWLYLEILRLIAKLRR encoded by the coding sequence TTGGCTAGATCAAATTCGTATACAAGAACATCAAATCCGACTTTAAATGATAAATCTTTTCGTGTGAGAAATGATGGTGCATCATCGATGACATTTCAAGGAACTGTCAATCGAACGATGATCATGTTTTTGGTGCTTTTCATTTCTGCTTCCTATGTATGGAATCTGTATTTTAATGGAAATGGTTCAGCCGTTTCAGGATTACTGATACTTGGGTTGATTGTAGGTTTTATTCTTGCGTTAATTACAATATTTGTTCCGAAAGTAGCACCATTCACTTCCATTCCTTACGCGCTGGCTGAAGGTCTTGTAATCGGTGGTATTTCAGCGGTGTACGAATCGCAATTTAGTGGGATTACAGTTCAGGCAGCAATGTTAACTTTCGGCGTTCTGTTAGTTATGTTATTAGCGTTTAAAACCAGGCTGATTAAAGTCACAAAAAAATTCAGATTAGGGGTCATATGTGCGACGGGGGCTATTTTCCTTGCTTACCTCGCAACCTTTATTATGCGACTTTTCGGCATAGGTGACGTTTTGTATTTACACAACAGTGGCCCAATCGGCATTTTGATTAGTGTAGGGATTGTTATTGTTGCGGCATTGAACTTAGTGCTAGATTTTGATTTTATCGAAAAAGGAACAAAACGTAATGCACCTAAATACATGGAATGGTACGGGGCATTTGGTTTAATGGTGACATTGGTATGGCTTTACCTGGAGATTCTGCGATTGATTGCAAAACTTAGACGGTAA
- a CDS encoding DUF4349 domain-containing protein, whose translation MKKWLIIIIVFAFSIFLAACSNEEQSSDSADKAAESMEKNITEESGGSPTGTSNSVNEQEDRQSQEAAESKENEISNVNRKIIYTANLSIQVKDYQKAVNDIQTQVSDRGGYVVESNMYGDSEKGSTNGQMTIRIPQDQFREFIQLVEEGSSEVLESSISGQDVTEEYIDLESRLKSKHVVENRLLSFMEQAEKTEDLLAISEDLAKVQGEIEQITGRMKYLQNKADLATVTIQIQENNVTISGINEDDLNTWEKTKQQFLKSINFLISTFSGLFVFLFGNLPILLVLGCIGLITFLIVKKSTKNKRRD comes from the coding sequence GTGAAAAAGTGGTTGATCATTATTATAGTTTTTGCTTTTAGTATCTTTTTAGCAGCATGTAGCAATGAAGAACAAAGCAGTGACTCGGCTGATAAGGCTGCTGAGAGTATGGAAAAAAATATAACAGAGGAATCTGGTGGTTCTCCTACAGGAACAAGCAATTCTGTAAACGAGCAAGAGGATAGGCAATCCCAAGAAGCCGCTGAATCAAAAGAAAACGAAATAAGTAATGTAAATAGAAAAATTATTTATACCGCCAATCTATCTATTCAGGTAAAAGATTATCAAAAAGCTGTAAACGATATTCAAACACAAGTATCGGATCGTGGCGGATATGTTGTGGAATCGAACATGTACGGTGATTCCGAAAAAGGGTCAACGAATGGACAGATGACGATTCGAATACCGCAGGATCAGTTTCGTGAATTTATTCAGCTGGTCGAAGAAGGCAGTAGTGAAGTTTTGGAAAGCTCCATTTCTGGTCAGGACGTGACGGAGGAATATATTGATCTGGAATCACGTCTGAAATCTAAACATGTAGTGGAGAATAGGCTACTTTCTTTTATGGAGCAAGCGGAAAAAACGGAAGATCTTTTAGCCATTTCTGAAGACTTGGCTAAAGTCCAAGGAGAGATTGAACAAATAACTGGTCGAATGAAATACTTGCAAAATAAAGCTGACCTAGCAACTGTTACGATTCAAATTCAAGAAAATAATGTAACGATTTCAGGAATCAATGAAGATGATTTAAATACATGGGAAAAAACCAAACAACAATTTTTGAAAAGTATTAATTTCCTTATCTCAACCTTTTCTGGGCTTTTCGTTTTCCTATTTGGAAACCTACCAATTCTTTTGGTGTTAGGATGTATCGGTTTGATTACATTTTTGATAGTCAAAAAAAGTACAAAGAACAAGCGGAGAGATTAA
- a CDS encoding TRAP transporter large permease, which yields MEVLILIGSFILLLIIRIPIALCLIISSLVAGLYMGFDPAAILQRMVGGLNSFSLLAIPFFILAGEIMNEGGISNRLINLANVIIGKVRGGLAMVNVLASTFFGGISGSSLADTSSLGSVLIPMMKKQGYDSDYSVSVTISSSTQGVMIPPSHNMIIYSTAAGGVSVGALFMGGLGPGLLLGIGIMILTYMMAVKRKYPKGEPVKKEEIPKIVRDGLLGLFTIVIIMGGILSGLFTATESAAIGTLYAFVITFFVYKEIPFARMGIILQRTFKTLSMVLFLIGASSSFGWLLALLKVPALVSEGLLSISPNDAITILMILIVLLLLGMVMDMAPLILIATPILLPVATSVGMDPVHFGVVLILALGIGLITPPVGSVLFVGSAIGRIPIEKASKGMLPFYAVMIVVLLLVAYIPSVSMYLPGLFE from the coding sequence ATGGAAGTATTGATTTTAATCGGTAGTTTTATACTGCTCCTTATAATTAGAATCCCAATTGCCCTTTGCCTTATAATATCTTCTTTAGTTGCGGGGTTGTACATGGGATTTGATCCTGCGGCTATCTTGCAACGAATGGTTGGGGGGTTAAATTCATTTTCATTATTGGCGATACCTTTCTTTATACTTGCAGGTGAAATAATGAATGAGGGTGGGATATCAAATAGATTAATCAACCTTGCAAATGTAATTATTGGAAAAGTCAGGGGTGGCCTTGCGATGGTAAACGTGCTGGCCAGTACGTTTTTTGGAGGGATATCAGGATCATCACTTGCTGATACTTCATCCTTAGGATCTGTTTTAATTCCAATGATGAAAAAACAAGGGTACGATTCTGATTACTCTGTTTCTGTAACTATTTCAAGTTCGACTCAAGGTGTAATGATTCCACCAAGCCATAATATGATTATATATTCTACAGCTGCTGGAGGTGTATCCGTTGGTGCACTCTTTATGGGTGGGCTCGGTCCTGGCTTGTTATTAGGAATAGGAATAATGATTTTAACTTATATGATGGCTGTTAAACGTAAATATCCAAAAGGTGAACCAGTTAAAAAAGAAGAAATACCTAAAATTGTAAGGGATGGTTTATTAGGTCTGTTTACTATAGTAATTATTATGGGTGGTATACTAAGTGGACTGTTTACAGCTACTGAATCTGCTGCTATTGGAACACTTTATGCATTTGTCATCACGTTCTTTGTATATAAGGAAATACCATTTGCTAGAATGGGGATTATTTTACAAAGAACCTTTAAAACGTTATCAATGGTTCTATTTTTAATTGGTGCTTCTTCCTCATTTGGTTGGCTATTAGCACTATTAAAAGTACCTGCTTTAGTATCAGAAGGTTTATTAAGCATTTCGCCAAATGATGCTATAACTATCCTTATGATTCTTATAGTTTTGTTATTATTAGGAATGGTTATGGATATGGCACCACTTATTTTAATTGCAACACCTATATTACTGCCTGTTGCGACAAGTGTAGGAATGGACCCAGTTCATTTTGGTGTAGTACTAATTCTAGCCTTAGGAATTGGATTGATAACACCACCAGTTGGTTCAGTACTTTTCGTAGGTTCAGCAATTGGTAGAATACCGATTGAAAAGGCATCTAAGGGCATGTTACCTTTTTACGCTGTCATGATTGTCGTTTTATTATTAGTAGCATATATTCCAAGCGTGTCCATGTATTTACCAGGACTTTTTGAATAA
- a CDS encoding TRAP transporter small permease produces MKALRMIKSGLDKLLLISALTMLAAMVVVIIIQVFSRQFFSYTPSWSAELSRILFVWVSFLGIAYGFKEKLHIALGLVVNAMPEKVQDFFDYVAKVIVIGLGILMVYNGWQFTMLMGRSTMPGTGWPSSVIYISIPIAGLFIMIYGIELLFKKGMHQDLTDVSEGWENGSIDFNR; encoded by the coding sequence ATGAAAGCATTAAGAATGATTAAAAGTGGCCTTGATAAGCTACTTTTAATATCTGCCTTAACTATGCTAGCGGCAATGGTAGTCGTAATAATTATTCAAGTTTTTTCACGTCAGTTTTTCAGTTACACCCCTTCCTGGTCAGCAGAGTTATCGCGAATACTCTTTGTATGGGTGAGTTTTCTTGGAATAGCATATGGATTTAAAGAAAAGTTACATATTGCGTTAGGTCTTGTAGTTAATGCGATGCCAGAAAAGGTTCAAGATTTTTTTGATTATGTAGCGAAAGTAATTGTAATAGGGTTAGGGATCCTTATGGTTTATAACGGATGGCAGTTTACTATGTTAATGGGGAGATCAACGATGCCGGGGACAGGCTGGCCTTCCAGTGTTATATATATATCTATTCCGATAGCGGGTTTGTTCATAATGATATATGGAATAGAATTATTGTTTAAAAAAGGAATGCATCAAGACCTAACTGATGTAAGTGAGGGGTGGGAGAATGGAAGTATTGATTTTAATCGGTAG
- a CDS encoding TRAP transporter substrate-binding protein has protein sequence MNKKLLSLFLVMFFLVIVLVACGGGSEGASEDSEEPITLRLAENQPEDYPTTIGAKEFARLVEEKTNGRYKIEVYAGGQLGEEKSVIEQVQLGSIDLTRVNAVPLAEFSEDIGVLSMPYLFENNEQKWKKLNGEVGQELLSTFEGSNLVGLAFYDSGERSFYNSVRPIKTPEDMEGLKLRVQNSELAIDIVEALGASATPMEYGEVYSAIQTGVIDGGENNLPSYYTANHYEVAKYFTDNGYQGVPEVLLASQKLWDSLSDKDKKAFREAALESVPVQREAWAELVKESRKAVKENGSTIIEVDDITPWREAVQPIYDKYEEQYGDWIDKLTE, from the coding sequence ATGAATAAAAAGTTATTATCGTTATTTTTAGTTATGTTTTTCTTAGTGATTGTTTTGGTAGCATGTGGTGGGGGATCTGAAGGGGCTTCAGAAGATTCAGAGGAACCGATTACATTAAGGTTAGCTGAAAACCAACCTGAGGATTATCCGACTACTATCGGAGCGAAAGAGTTTGCTAGACTAGTAGAAGAAAAAACAAATGGGCGCTATAAAATAGAAGTTTATGCTGGCGGACAACTAGGTGAAGAGAAGAGTGTAATTGAACAAGTACAATTAGGATCTATTGACTTAACAAGAGTTAACGCTGTACCATTAGCGGAGTTTTCAGAAGATATTGGTGTACTATCCATGCCGTACTTATTTGAAAATAATGAACAAAAATGGAAAAAGCTAAATGGTGAAGTAGGTCAGGAACTTTTGAGTACATTTGAAGGATCGAACTTGGTCGGGCTTGCTTTTTATGATTCGGGTGAGAGAAGCTTCTACAATTCAGTACGTCCTATTAAAACTCCTGAAGATATGGAAGGGCTTAAGCTTCGTGTACAAAATTCCGAATTGGCAATAGATATTGTTGAAGCTTTAGGTGCCTCTGCAACCCCTATGGAATATGGAGAAGTATATTCAGCGATCCAAACAGGAGTAATTGATGGAGGGGAAAATAACCTCCCAAGTTATTACACTGCTAATCATTACGAAGTAGCTAAATACTTTACAGACAATGGTTATCAGGGTGTTCCAGAAGTATTACTAGCATCTCAAAAATTATGGGATAGTTTAAGTGATAAAGATAAAAAGGCGTTTAGAGAAGCTGCTTTAGAATCAGTACCTGTTCAGCGTGAAGCTTGGGCAGAGTTGGTAAAAGAATCAAGAAAAGCTGTAAAAGAGAATGGGAGTACAATCATCGAGGTCGATGATATTACTCCATGGAGAGAAGCGGTTCAACCAATTTATGATAAGTATGAAGAACAGTATGGAGATTGGATCGACAAACTGACAGAGTAA
- the uidA gene encoding beta-glucuronidase: MLYPISTDKRGVIELNGIWKFKLDQGSGLKEKWYETKLTDTMNMAVPSSFNDIGVTREIRNHIGLVWYERQFTVPSYLKDERVVLRFGSATHTAKVYVNGMLVVEHKGGFLPFEAEINSYLNEGANRVTVAVNNIVDETTLPVGNYTKEDSEAFGKVERNSPNFDFFNYAGLHRPVKIYTTPPTYVKDVTVVTDYKDTIGKVNYTVETVGEGVTVKANIVDESDLVVATAEGEENELDVSDVKLWEPLNAYMYSLKVELVKEGKVVDVYEQSFGIRTIEVKDGKFLINNKPFYFKGFGKHEDSPVHGRGFNEAVNVMDFQLMRWIGANSFRTAHYPYSEEIMRLADREGLVVIDETPAVGVHLNFAATLTGGGAKRDTWKEIQTFDHHQDVIRELVKRDKNHPSVVMWSIANEPASEEKGAYEYFKPLVELTKELDPQNRPVTIVTHLWSTPETDQIAELIDVLALNRYYGWYVNGGDLEVAKVKLRQEFEDWNKRCPGKPIMMTEYGADTVAGLHDVDSVMFTEEYQVELLKANHEIFDDFENFIGEQVWNFADFSTSQGFMRVQGNKKGIFTRDRKPKLAAHELRNRWTNIPDFDYKG; encoded by the coding sequence ATGTTATATCCAATAAGTACAGATAAACGTGGTGTCATTGAATTAAATGGCATTTGGAAGTTTAAATTAGATCAAGGTAGTGGGTTGAAAGAAAAATGGTATGAAACTAAATTAACAGATACTATGAATATGGCAGTCCCTTCCTCCTTCAATGATATTGGCGTGACAAGGGAAATCAGAAATCATATTGGCTTGGTCTGGTATGAACGACAGTTTACTGTTCCTAGCTATTTAAAAGATGAGAGAGTTGTATTACGTTTTGGTTCTGCCACACATACTGCAAAAGTTTATGTGAATGGAATGCTTGTTGTTGAACATAAAGGTGGCTTTTTGCCATTTGAAGCTGAGATAAATAGTTATTTAAATGAAGGCGCTAACAGAGTAACTGTAGCTGTTAATAATATTGTGGATGAAACTACTCTACCAGTTGGTAATTACACTAAGGAAGACTCGGAGGCCTTTGGAAAAGTTGAGCGCAATTCACCTAACTTTGATTTTTTCAACTATGCAGGATTACATCGCCCAGTGAAAATTTATACAACTCCTCCTACATATGTAAAAGATGTAACGGTTGTAACAGATTATAAAGATACAATAGGAAAAGTAAATTATACAGTTGAGACAGTTGGTGAAGGTGTCACAGTTAAGGCAAATATAGTAGATGAGTCGGATTTAGTTGTAGCAACTGCAGAAGGAGAAGAGAATGAGCTTGACGTTTCCGATGTAAAATTATGGGAACCTCTAAATGCTTATATGTATTCCTTAAAAGTAGAATTAGTAAAGGAAGGTAAAGTAGTCGATGTATATGAGCAATCATTTGGAATTAGAACTATCGAAGTGAAAGATGGAAAGTTTTTAATTAACAACAAGCCATTTTACTTTAAAGGTTTTGGTAAACATGAAGACTCCCCAGTACATGGAAGAGGGTTTAATGAAGCAGTTAATGTAATGGATTTCCAATTAATGAGATGGATTGGTGCAAACTCATTCCGTACAGCACACTATCCTTATTCCGAGGAAATAATGCGGCTAGCTGATCGTGAAGGATTAGTGGTTATTGATGAAACTCCTGCAGTTGGTGTGCATTTAAATTTTGCAGCAACACTAACAGGTGGTGGTGCAAAGAGAGATACATGGAAAGAAATTCAAACATTTGACCATCATCAGGATGTTATTAGGGAGCTTGTTAAACGTGACAAAAACCATCCATCCGTTGTAATGTGGTCGATCGCAAATGAGCCAGCTTCAGAAGAAAAAGGAGCATATGAATATTTTAAACCGCTTGTTGAATTAACAAAAGAGCTTGACCCACAAAATAGACCTGTAACGATTGTGACGCACCTGTGGTCTACACCGGAAACAGATCAGATTGCTGAGTTAATTGATGTTCTGGCATTAAACCGCTATTATGGCTGGTACGTAAATGGTGGAGATTTGGAAGTTGCCAAAGTTAAGCTTCGCCAGGAATTTGAAGATTGGAATAAGCGTTGTCCAGGTAAGCCAATTATGATGACTGAGTATGGGGCTGATACAGTTGCTGGGCTACATGATGTTGATTCAGTAATGTTTACAGAGGAATATCAAGTAGAATTATTGAAAGCGAACCATGAAATATTTGATGATTTTGAAAACTTTATTGGAGAACAAGTATGGAATTTTGCAGATTTTAGTACTAGTCAAGGTTTCATGCGTGTTCAAGGAAACAAGAAAGGTATCTTTACGCGTGATCGTAAACCAAAATTAGCGGCACATGAACTGCGTAATCGCTGGACAAATATCCCAGACTTCGATTATAAAGGGTAA
- a CDS encoding MFS transporter: MSSITMETDQEYNRAKLWQIGFFALNNTATNLYMFILTFVTYYATGIAGLAVVAVSTVLTAMRIFDGITDPIVGFIVDKTESKFGKFRPFMIIGNVILAGSILIMYNVTHLMPQSLQLIFFIFIYAIYIIGYTLQTTVTKAAQTVLTNDPKQRPLYSIFDASYNAIVFTGGQVFVASYLIAKYGDFTMSLFAELNTYAIILAGIFTILAVIGISGKDRKEFYGLAEETVNTRFRDYWPILKKNRPLQMLITATTFDKLAFLLIRYSVVAVMIFGILMGDYGLSGTISLITIVPTLLITFAVVGYARKLGMRSAFIGSTWIAMFSLIALAALFLIMNDPTTISLGGIGIPIVIFTVLYTIALGFGGIPSSLVNPMIADVSDYETYKTGRYIPGMLGTLFSFIDKLVTSLAPTIVGLGVAIIGFGSEFPTVTDELTTPLFVMTLILAFGLPALMLVISLTAMKFYKLDDKKMVEIQESIAEVKRKAKKEDNNSAIM, from the coding sequence ATGTCAAGTATAACAATGGAAACTGATCAGGAGTATAATAGAGCAAAGTTATGGCAAATCGGTTTTTTTGCATTAAACAATACCGCAACAAACCTCTATATGTTTATTTTAACGTTTGTCACATATTATGCTACTGGAATAGCTGGGCTCGCTGTTGTGGCTGTAAGTACTGTTCTAACAGCAATGCGCATATTTGACGGTATTACAGATCCTATTGTGGGCTTTATTGTAGACAAAACCGAATCTAAGTTTGGCAAATTTAGACCATTTATGATTATAGGAAATGTGATTTTAGCAGGTTCTATACTAATTATGTACAATGTAACACATTTAATGCCACAATCACTTCAGTTGATCTTCTTTATCTTTATTTATGCCATTTATATTATTGGTTATACATTACAAACTACTGTAACAAAAGCAGCTCAAACGGTATTGACGAATGATCCAAAACAACGGCCGCTTTATAGTATTTTTGATGCTTCGTATAATGCTATAGTATTTACTGGTGGCCAAGTTTTTGTTGCTTCTTATTTGATTGCAAAATACGGGGACTTTACCATGTCATTGTTTGCGGAATTAAATACGTACGCTATTATTCTTGCAGGTATATTTACAATTTTAGCTGTAATCGGTATTTCTGGGAAAGACCGTAAAGAATTTTATGGATTAGCAGAGGAAACTGTAAATACAAGATTTCGTGATTATTGGCCAATTTTAAAAAAGAACAGGCCTTTACAAATGTTAATAACAGCAACTACTTTTGATAAGCTAGCCTTTTTGCTAATTCGTTATTCAGTGGTTGCAGTCATGATATTTGGAATTTTAATGGGAGATTACGGGCTAAGTGGTACAATTTCATTAATCACCATTGTACCAACTTTATTAATAACATTCGCCGTCGTTGGATATGCGAGAAAGCTAGGTATGAGAAGTGCATTTATCGGTTCGACCTGGATAGCGATGTTTTCATTAATTGCTTTGGCTGCTCTATTTTTAATAATGAATGATCCTACAACAATATCACTTGGAGGTATTGGTATACCTATTGTGATATTTACAGTTTTATATACAATAGCCTTGGGGTTTGGAGGTATCCCAAGTTCGCTTGTAAACCCAATGATTGCCGATGTCTCTGACTATGAAACATATAAAACAGGGCGTTATATACCGGGGATGTTAGGTACATTATTCTCTTTTATTGATAAGTTAGTTACATCCCTGGCTCCAACGATAGTTGGTCTTGGTGTAGCAATCATAGGATTTGGTTCTGAGTTTCCGACAGTAACTGATGAATTAACAACTCCTTTGTTTGTAATGACATTAATACTAGCATTCGGTTTACCGGCACTTATGTTGGTTATATCACTAACCGCCATGAAATTTTATAAATTAGATGACAAGAAAATGGTAGAAATTCAAGAATCAATTGCGGAAGTTAAAAGGAAAGCAAAAAAAGAAGACAATAATTCAGCAATAATGTAA